TTGTCGATGCGGCGCGATGCTTTCCGCGAGCGCAGCGAACCGATGACGAGACACGGGGAGGGGTGCATGGCCGGTGGGGGAGCGCACCCACGGTGGGTGCTCGTCGGCGGCGCTGTGGTACCGGCCCTTCTGGTCATCGGGTCGAACCTGCGGTTGTGGCGGCTGTCGTCCGGGCACCGATTCGCCGCCCCGGAGGCGCCGAGCGCTCCCGTGGTGATCGTGCCCGGAGCGAAGATCGCCCCGGATGGTTCGCCGATGGCGTATCTGCGTGGGCGGCTGGACGCCGCGATCGAGCTGGTGCGCGCGGGCCGGGCCGGGGAGATCCTGGTGTCCGGAGCGGCGGCCGGCGCCTCGGGCGATGAAATCGCCTCGATGACAACCTATCTCGTGCAACGCGGCGTCGACCCGGCGCTCATCCGCGCTGATGGCGCAGGACTGTCGACGTGGGCGACATGCCTGCGAGCGAAACAACTGTTCGGCATCGATCGCGCGATCATTGTCACCCAGCGGCGGCATCTCCCGCGCGCGGTGGCACTGTGTCGGGCCGCGGGCATCGACGCCGACGGAGTGGTGGCCCCCTGCGAAGCGCGTAGGGTGACAAAGTTCCGCAACACTATTCGTGAGTGGTTTGCCGCGCCGAAAGCCGTTTTGCGTAACTGAAGCGGATGACCGCGGCGTGCGGCCATCCGCTCGGTCTGCCAGCCGTGCTCGATCAGCGGTGGAAGGCGTCCTTCACCTTCTCGCCCGCGTCCTTGATGTCGGATTTCGCCTGATCGGCGCGGCCCTCGTTCTGCTTTTCCCGGTCGTCTGTCGTCTCGCCGACCTTTTCCTTGGCCTTGCCCGCGAGATTCTGGGCCTTGTTCTTCGCCTTGTCGACTGTGCCCATGTCACAACCTCCTCGGTGCGGAGACCGGCTTGCCATATCCGGCCGGTCTTACTGGGCCATAACCCGTCACAACGGGGCCAAACGTGCGGTGTTGTCACCGCAACCAGGAAGACCCGGCCGAAACCGGGTCTTCCTGGTCGAATCGTGCGCTGGTGAAACTTGCCGGAAAGCCGGGTTATGAGGCCGGAATCGTGGGTGGCGTGAGAAGGCCTTCGGCGACGCCGACCGCCGCACCGATAGCCGCGCCGATGGCGATGGCAGGGGAAGCGACGAACGCGTAGCCGACGGCGGCGCCGAAAATGGTGGTGGCCACCGTTCCGGTCGGGAACATCGGTATGCCGGCGATGGCGCCGGCGACCGCGCCGATACCCGCTCCGATCGAGGCGACCGGAGCAGCCACGATGCTGCCTACCGACGCGCCGATCGTGG
The DNA window shown above is from Nocardia sp. NBC_01730 and carries:
- a CDS encoding CsbD family protein; amino-acid sequence: MGTVDKAKNKAQNLAGKAKEKVGETTDDREKQNEGRADQAKSDIKDAGEKVKDAFHR
- a CDS encoding SanA/YdcF family protein, with the protein product MAGGGAHPRWVLVGGAVVPALLVIGSNLRLWRLSSGHRFAAPEAPSAPVVIVPGAKIAPDGSPMAYLRGRLDAAIELVRAGRAGEILVSGAAAGASGDEIASMTTYLVQRGVDPALIRADGAGLSTWATCLRAKQLFGIDRAIIVTQRRHLPRAVALCRAAGIDADGVVAPCEARRVTKFRNTIREWFAAPKAVLRN